A region of Acidisarcina sp. DNA encodes the following proteins:
- a CDS encoding glycosyltransferase family 4 protein, giving the protein MEAALSLQQVKPTTAYYDLPRWCQRWKHWPGGIYLYYLLWQIGAYRRAAMLHATEKFERVHHITFASFRQPSFMGRLGIPFIFGPVGGGEEMPRIFRKGIPLTGRLLEALRNIGNRLTFIDPLMLSTFSSASLVACTTSDTLKRIPARFHRKCIVLPTIGIEEAEIAAPSSNTVSEPRFLFVGRLIYWKGVHLALRALAQVRRSVPLASLRVIGDGRDAEWLKNIASDCGVADAVEWLPSMPHDEILREYASNTSFLFPSLHDSGGMVVLEALARGLPVICLNLGGPGAIVTPSCGILIDAHQQGEAEVVASLAQAMIRLATDAATRNNLSANAISRARELTWERAAQAIHSSACLDRAPVQSAR; this is encoded by the coding sequence GTGGAAGCTGCTCTATCTCTCCAGCAGGTAAAGCCCACGACGGCTTACTACGACCTACCGCGCTGGTGCCAGCGCTGGAAGCATTGGCCCGGCGGCATTTATCTCTATTACTTACTCTGGCAGATCGGCGCATATCGTCGCGCTGCAATGCTGCATGCGACTGAGAAATTCGAACGCGTTCACCACATCACCTTCGCGTCATTTCGCCAGCCTTCGTTTATGGGCCGGCTGGGAATTCCCTTTATCTTTGGACCAGTTGGCGGTGGCGAGGAGATGCCTCGCATCTTCCGTAAAGGAATTCCTCTCACGGGACGGCTCCTTGAAGCCTTACGCAACATTGGGAATCGGTTGACCTTCATCGATCCACTGATGCTCTCCACGTTTTCCAGCGCTTCGCTCGTGGCTTGCACCACCAGCGATACCTTAAAGAGGATTCCCGCCCGCTTTCACCGGAAGTGCATCGTGCTGCCCACGATCGGCATCGAGGAAGCGGAGATCGCGGCACCTTCCTCCAATACGGTCAGCGAGCCACGATTCCTCTTCGTTGGTCGTCTCATCTATTGGAAGGGGGTGCATCTTGCCCTCCGCGCATTGGCACAGGTTCGACGGTCAGTACCGTTGGCCTCTCTAAGAGTGATTGGAGATGGGAGAGATGCCGAGTGGCTGAAAAATATCGCGTCAGATTGTGGCGTTGCCGATGCTGTGGAGTGGCTTCCCTCGATGCCGCATGACGAAATTCTGCGCGAATATGCGAGCAATACTTCCTTTTTATTTCCCAGCCTGCACGACTCTGGAGGCATGGTCGTGCTGGAAGCCCTTGCCCGTGGACTCCCTGTAATTTGCCTCAATCTAGGTGGGCCGGGAGCCATAGTAACTCCATCCTGCGGAATACTTATCGATGCGCACCAACAAGGCGAAGCAGAGGTCGTAGCATCTCTAGCACAGGCTATGATAAGGCTCGCAACAGATGCTGCAACCCGAAACAACCTGTCAGCGAACGCTATTTCCCGCGCACGCGAACTCACCTGGGAGAGAGCTGCACAGGCGATCCACTCCTCAGCATGCCTGGATCGCGCGCCGGTCCAATCCGCTCGCTGA
- a CDS encoding O-antigen ligase family protein produces MGITIYPWDLKAWRAAFRVAGFPGIALFSLLLGAMLQVGDITGGGAGHSSTKLMLLVRAPALLLAFLVLLYRPRIAKIRANELRFAYASFALLYFASALWSEQRFATVGKSAELLLAGVVFLEVSSSENPLKRLEALRQIILLTMSSIALVTVAGFLLRIHMFVQPRPGIISQTTAQAPFLSGNGLGYVSSALFLVVLAEWQAHRLETTAAMREMVFALALFSLSASRTSFGILLLTILIVMFKRSKILAAMAIGAVSIGGWIFWSGILTRLQGHQRSEDFMTLSGRTVVWTAASRQFELHPLLGVGGGVGGKEVIGHIGNMYLEQMSSLHNGFLELLTGLGLVGFAIGTSMLILATLRSWKAWETNPEYGGTYVLIVHVWMTTIMSTGILGWMGYEVALFLCIITNVDLVRRRAQMAQVVAPIPAFWPRFFVKRKEPQLG; encoded by the coding sequence ATGGGCATTACCATTTATCCCTGGGACCTGAAGGCATGGCGTGCGGCATTTCGCGTGGCGGGATTTCCGGGTATCGCGTTATTCAGTCTCCTGCTGGGTGCCATGCTTCAGGTTGGAGATATAACGGGCGGGGGAGCGGGGCATAGCAGTACCAAGCTTATGCTCCTTGTCCGAGCCCCAGCGCTGTTGCTGGCTTTTCTAGTTCTGTTATATCGTCCTCGGATTGCAAAGATAAGGGCGAACGAACTGCGTTTTGCATATGCGTCTTTTGCTCTCTTATATTTTGCGTCTGCGTTGTGGTCGGAACAGCGATTTGCAACAGTAGGTAAAAGTGCGGAGCTCTTGTTGGCAGGCGTGGTTTTTCTTGAGGTCAGCAGCTCTGAGAATCCCCTAAAACGACTGGAAGCACTTCGCCAGATTATTCTCTTGACGATGTCTTCTATTGCGCTGGTTACCGTTGCAGGTTTTCTGCTGCGCATTCATATGTTTGTTCAGCCGAGGCCCGGCATTATCTCCCAAACCACTGCCCAGGCTCCGTTCCTTTCAGGCAATGGACTGGGCTATGTCTCCAGCGCTTTGTTTCTGGTGGTTTTGGCAGAATGGCAGGCGCATCGACTAGAAACAACCGCAGCTATGCGTGAGATGGTATTTGCCCTGGCACTCTTCAGCTTATCCGCAAGCCGCACATCTTTTGGGATTCTTCTTCTGACTATCCTGATCGTAATGTTTAAGCGATCCAAGATTCTGGCCGCAATGGCGATTGGGGCTGTATCGATCGGTGGATGGATTTTCTGGAGTGGCATCCTGACGCGCTTGCAGGGGCATCAGCGTTCGGAAGACTTTATGACCCTGAGCGGCAGAACTGTGGTCTGGACAGCCGCATCGCGTCAGTTTGAACTGCACCCCCTCTTAGGAGTAGGAGGCGGAGTTGGTGGCAAGGAAGTCATTGGACATATCGGAAACATGTATCTGGAACAAATGAGTTCTCTTCACAATGGGTTTCTGGAGTTGCTTACCGGCCTTGGCCTTGTTGGATTTGCTATTGGCACTTCGATGCTTATACTAGCGACCTTGCGTTCGTGGAAGGCATGGGAGACGAATCCAGAGTATGGAGGGACCTATGTGTTAATTGTCCACGTATGGATGACCACAATCATGTCCACTGGAATACTGGGATGGATGGGGTATGAGGTGGCGCTCTTCCTTTGCATCATCACCAATGTTGATTTAGTCCGGCGTCGAGCTCAGATGGCTCAGGTCGTCGCACCTATTCCTGCTTTTTGGCCACGGTTTTTCGTCAAGAGAAAAGAACCGCAGTTAGGCTAG
- a CDS encoding polysaccharide biosynthesis/export family protein, producing MHDPDFSYHRLIVCMGVGGAILLGITFAQSSQATAQSSPVPAKTATGMQEGRGAATPRPQSLAAIPDDFSSLKLAPGFLLSVDVYGEPELSGRVRVDNDGNISFPFLGVLHVAGDTMPEAQKKLQQRFRDQEILTNPQVTLNIEQFAATGVTVLGEVQSPGRIELLAPHTLLDVIGMAGGETQTAGKVVEVKHADVAAGQPPTNIYEYSRGSNGDSIRDVMVRPGDTVMVKRAGVVYVLGAVNRPGGYVMQEDGELDVAQAISLAQGLSMQAKTSGLRVVKRLPDGQLKEVPVSYKHMMEGKATPIKLEAEDIVYVPVSKVKAMLTGGASIIGQATSATIYAVR from the coding sequence ATGCATGATCCAGACTTTTCTTATCATCGGTTGATCGTTTGCATGGGTGTCGGCGGTGCGATTCTGCTGGGCATAACCTTCGCACAATCGTCACAGGCCACGGCACAAAGTAGTCCGGTTCCTGCGAAGACAGCCACGGGAATGCAGGAGGGAAGAGGTGCAGCGACTCCCCGTCCTCAATCGCTCGCCGCGATTCCGGACGATTTCTCCAGCCTGAAACTGGCCCCGGGATTTCTGCTGAGTGTTGATGTGTATGGAGAGCCGGAGTTGTCAGGTCGCGTTCGCGTGGACAACGACGGCAACATCAGCTTTCCGTTCCTGGGTGTTTTGCACGTGGCGGGAGATACGATGCCGGAAGCCCAGAAGAAGCTTCAGCAGCGTTTTCGCGATCAGGAGATTCTGACAAATCCTCAAGTTACTCTCAACATCGAGCAATTCGCGGCGACCGGGGTAACAGTTCTAGGCGAAGTTCAAAGCCCAGGGAGGATTGAGCTTCTCGCTCCTCACACCTTGCTGGACGTGATTGGTATGGCTGGCGGAGAGACCCAGACGGCCGGGAAGGTAGTGGAAGTGAAGCATGCTGATGTAGCAGCAGGCCAGCCGCCAACAAACATCTACGAATACTCCCGAGGCAGCAATGGGGATTCGATTCGAGATGTGATGGTGCGTCCCGGTGACACGGTGATGGTGAAACGAGCGGGGGTCGTGTATGTCCTGGGAGCAGTCAACCGTCCCGGAGGGTATGTGATGCAGGAGGATGGCGAACTCGACGTGGCGCAGGCGATTTCGCTAGCCCAGGGGCTTTCCATGCAAGCAAAGACCAGTGGCCTTAGGGTGGTGAAACGGCTTCCAGATGGTCAGCTCAAGGAAGTTCCTGTTTCGTATAAGCACATGATGGAAGGAAAGGCGACTCCAATCAAGCTTGAAGCCGAAGACATCGTCTACGTTCCTGTGAGTAAGGTGAAAGCTATGCTTACAGGAGGTGCTTCGATCATCGGACAAGCTACTTCCGCAACTATCTACGCTGTGCGATGA
- a CDS encoding polysaccharide biosynthesis tyrosine autokinase → MSFIGEPPRGTLARYLPQDAEKRYVEGSSFRLGEDESLKGVWRVMRKQKMVIAVGGLCGLLLALLACLVISRQYAGVATIQVGKEDASQTSLLRNVVPASPSTEELKTDITTDVAMLRSDSVLLAVVKDLDLQKHRPFAYRPTLLGFLDGANSRIKAEQGLPLEEAPATRDRILKIFSRKLQVQNVPDTRLITVTYLSPDPKLAADISNTVVKEFVSLQSRTQATADADRWLANQLAELKKNVETTQSRLADFEQQTGLNSMLLGAIGQGAGGGSTHVPALDRLDVLNQELTAAQSNRLTKEAIYHLTQTQNPEVVAGLSTSLPANTDAAVAVKGSGLELLQSLRQQQSALRLTYADMATKYGAKNQHMLETQNQLVSLDKQVAEELVKINARARNDFLLARQNENDIRQAFEEAQREAGKLNASTVQLQVLTQEAAASRQLYDALYGKLKEVDIQAGLRATNIGIMDPANPPASPTRPNPPLYLAIGLVAGLFAGLSSALVREHFDDTVNNATQLNSRIRLPVLGNIPYAEELRWLSDGSGGGKISSETSPLVTDRRSVGAEAYRALRTSIMISSAAGRLRSLLVTSPVLGEGKTTVAYNTAVAFAQAGKNVVLVDADMRKPHLHDIFSVPNAPGLSDVLTGAATVDQAMHKHPSVPSLSLLTAGSDTSMPAELLSSKALDELLVSLGQKYELIIVDSPPMLLVTDARILAGKLDATLAVIRAGKTSGAVLQHLSEMLESSGSRAVGLVLNGIDTKSVDYYEAYGHDAGGDYYNA, encoded by the coding sequence ATGTCTTTTATAGGGGAACCACCGAGAGGAACACTTGCACGCTATCTTCCGCAAGACGCAGAGAAACGATATGTCGAAGGCTCTTCCTTTCGCCTGGGTGAAGACGAATCTCTGAAGGGTGTCTGGCGAGTCATGCGGAAGCAGAAGATGGTGATCGCGGTTGGCGGTCTGTGCGGCTTGTTATTGGCGCTCTTAGCATGTCTCGTGATCTCCCGGCAGTATGCCGGCGTGGCGACCATCCAGGTTGGTAAAGAAGATGCTTCGCAAACCAGCCTGCTCCGAAATGTGGTTCCTGCTTCACCTTCTACCGAAGAATTGAAGACGGACATTACCACAGACGTCGCGATGCTTCGAAGTGATAGCGTCCTGCTTGCGGTCGTCAAGGATCTGGATCTGCAGAAGCATCGTCCGTTTGCGTATCGTCCGACTTTGCTGGGATTTCTGGATGGTGCGAACTCACGGATTAAAGCTGAACAGGGCCTTCCACTTGAAGAGGCACCGGCAACGCGCGACCGCATTCTCAAGATCTTCTCTAGAAAACTTCAGGTTCAAAATGTTCCTGATACCCGCCTGATTACCGTGACCTACCTGAGTCCCGACCCCAAGTTAGCAGCGGATATTTCAAATACGGTCGTAAAGGAATTTGTAAGTTTGCAATCGCGCACACAAGCTACCGCAGATGCGGATCGATGGCTCGCAAACCAGTTGGCGGAACTAAAGAAGAACGTCGAAACGACACAAAGCCGGTTGGCCGATTTTGAACAGCAGACGGGGCTGAACAGCATGTTGCTCGGGGCCATTGGGCAGGGTGCTGGCGGTGGTTCGACGCATGTTCCGGCGCTGGATAGGCTCGACGTGCTGAACCAGGAATTGACAGCCGCGCAGTCCAACCGCTTGACGAAGGAAGCCATCTATCACCTCACGCAGACGCAGAATCCAGAGGTTGTCGCGGGTCTTTCCACTTCTCTACCAGCGAATACTGATGCAGCAGTTGCAGTAAAAGGATCTGGGCTGGAGCTGCTGCAGAGCCTTCGTCAGCAGCAATCTGCCTTGCGGCTTACCTATGCAGATATGGCGACCAAGTATGGAGCGAAGAACCAGCACATGCTGGAAACGCAAAATCAACTGGTAAGTCTAGACAAGCAAGTTGCGGAAGAGTTGGTGAAGATTAATGCAAGGGCGCGCAATGACTTTCTGTTAGCTCGTCAGAATGAAAATGATATTCGTCAGGCGTTCGAAGAGGCACAGCGGGAGGCAGGAAAGCTGAATGCGAGCACGGTACAGTTGCAGGTGCTGACGCAGGAGGCTGCTGCCAGCCGTCAGTTATATGACGCGCTCTATGGAAAGCTTAAGGAGGTCGATATCCAGGCAGGGCTTCGCGCCACGAATATTGGCATCATGGATCCTGCAAATCCACCGGCGTCACCGACGCGGCCCAATCCTCCTCTGTACCTGGCCATTGGTTTGGTTGCTGGATTGTTTGCTGGTCTCTCCTCAGCATTAGTACGCGAGCATTTCGACGACACCGTAAATAATGCGACGCAGCTGAATTCTCGTATTCGGCTTCCAGTTCTCGGCAACATCCCATACGCAGAGGAGCTTCGCTGGTTATCGGACGGAAGCGGTGGTGGAAAGATCTCTTCAGAGACGAGTCCGCTGGTTACAGATCGCAGGTCGGTAGGTGCGGAAGCGTATCGCGCCCTTCGTACTTCCATCATGATTTCGTCGGCAGCCGGCCGGCTGCGCTCTCTGCTGGTTACCAGTCCTGTTCTTGGTGAAGGAAAGACCACGGTTGCCTATAACACTGCCGTGGCGTTTGCCCAGGCAGGGAAGAACGTGGTCCTGGTGGATGCGGATATGCGCAAGCCTCATCTACACGATATCTTCAGCGTGCCAAATGCGCCTGGACTGAGCGATGTGCTTACGGGTGCAGCGACTGTCGATCAGGCGATGCACAAGCATCCCTCGGTGCCTTCTCTGTCGCTATTGACGGCAGGGTCAGACACCAGCATGCCTGCAGAACTGCTTAGCTCAAAAGCGTTGGATGAACTACTGGTTTCCCTGGGCCAGAAGTACGAACTCATTATTGTAGATAGTCCGCCGATGCTTCTGGTGACGGATGCACGGATTCTGGCTGGCAAGTTGGATGCGACTCTCGCCGTAATCCGAGCAGGAAAAACAAGCGGCGCAGTTCTTCAGCATCTTTCAGAGATGTTGGAGTCGAGTGGCAGCAGGGCGGTGGGCCTGGTGCTCAACGGGATCGATACGAAATCTGTCGACTATTACGAAGCGTATGGTCACGATGCAGGAGGCGACTACTACAATGCATGA
- a CDS encoding glycosyltransferase yields MRVLILHNRYQQRGGEDAVVSSEANLLAAHGVEVETLIEDNDAIAGLHGKLTASISAFYGVRSQGRVSAALARWKPDVVHVHNWFPTLSPAIFWTCKRAGIPVVNTLHNYRLLCVGATLFRNGGVCEDCIGSRLRPSGVIHKCYRGSHAGSAIATAAMLAHWSAGTWHHAVDRFIALSCFAKNKLVEGGLPEQKIVVKPNFIDPDPGFQAGGGGYYLFVGRLTEEKGIRTLLQCWKNGPDLPVLRILGSGPLQDEVREAAANLTNVAWLGSKSGDEVLQMMGSAKAILCPSLWYEGMPRVVIEAMAVGTPVIASRMGTYPEMIEDGVSGVLFESNNSSALLERIRELESRNALPDMRCGARHKYESDYTGSRNVNLLLDIYRGVLPLNERDSPLSTAVSLEERTVP; encoded by the coding sequence ATGAGAGTGTTGATTCTTCATAACCGGTATCAACAACGAGGGGGAGAGGACGCCGTCGTATCGTCAGAGGCCAATCTTCTGGCGGCACATGGTGTTGAAGTAGAGACTCTGATAGAAGATAACGACGCAATTGCCGGGCTCCACGGAAAGCTTACTGCGTCTATCTCGGCCTTCTATGGAGTGCGCAGTCAGGGACGCGTTTCCGCTGCTCTGGCGCGATGGAAACCAGACGTCGTTCATGTTCATAACTGGTTTCCAACTCTGTCACCCGCTATCTTCTGGACCTGCAAACGCGCTGGAATTCCAGTTGTGAACACGCTGCATAACTACCGACTTCTGTGCGTGGGTGCGACGCTGTTTCGCAACGGGGGAGTGTGTGAGGACTGTATTGGCAGCCGGTTGCGCCCCTCCGGGGTAATCCATAAATGCTATCGCGGCAGCCATGCGGGAAGTGCCATCGCAACCGCGGCAATGCTGGCACATTGGAGTGCGGGTACGTGGCACCACGCAGTCGACAGATTTATCGCACTCTCATGCTTCGCAAAGAACAAGCTTGTCGAGGGTGGTTTGCCGGAGCAGAAGATTGTTGTGAAGCCGAACTTTATCGATCCAGACCCAGGCTTCCAGGCAGGCGGAGGAGGCTACTATCTCTTCGTGGGGAGGCTGACGGAAGAGAAAGGAATACGCACACTTCTCCAATGCTGGAAAAACGGTCCTGACTTACCTGTGTTGCGGATACTTGGTTCTGGCCCGTTGCAAGACGAGGTGAGGGAAGCAGCCGCGAACCTTACCAATGTTGCGTGGCTGGGAAGCAAGAGTGGCGACGAGGTTCTGCAGATGATGGGATCGGCCAAAGCGATTCTATGTCCCTCGTTGTGGTATGAGGGCATGCCGCGAGTCGTGATTGAAGCCATGGCAGTGGGTACTCCGGTGATTGCCTCCCGGATGGGAACTTATCCGGAGATGATCGAGGACGGTGTAAGTGGTGTTCTCTTCGAAAGCAATAATTCGAGCGCTTTACTCGAGCGAATTCGAGAGCTTGAATCGAGAAACGCACTTCCAGATATGCGATGCGGTGCTCGACACAAGTATGAGTCCGACTATACGGGGAGCAGAAATGTCAACTTGCTCTTAGATATCTATCGCGGGGTTCTTCCTTTGAACGAGAGAGATTCTCCGCTCTCTACCGCCGTTTCACTCGAGGAGAGAACGGTCCCATAA
- a CDS encoding sugar transferase has protein sequence MSTDAIPPQPHESLAGRYPATLEVRSRPSGLSTLSLPIVEVACDFLLLAVGAVIGGMLGHFLQRSHAFAVTLDQLIAGGILYAVLFLSLLQGTGAYQPVSSLLHVKETEILLRTSIKAIMICVAGLVLARYPVPRMTVLSVWVVSTGTLIGGRLWLQDIVRNYCSPAFPKRRTLIYGSKRTARRFFTGAIHSPNLGIDPIGFVSSDGDGSYSIFSNDYYERDSKPVFHETVTAEMLERLAVEDIFVCDPDISDRNLATVRDAAREANCTISFVGNHQALAEKSPMWVWEMDGLLVATSLLKGPGVAYHVAKRSLDILLSAVLILVSAPVWGILALLIRLESKGPIFFRQSRVGRDGDLFEILKFRSMKVDAPKYACSPAHQADPRITRMGRFLRRSSLDEIPQLINVLKGDMSLVGPRPEMPFITEGYGPVEMTRLTVPQGITGLWQLSADRQYAIHESIEYDLYYIQNRTLLLDIAILLHTLVYAAKGV, from the coding sequence ATGAGTACGGACGCAATTCCCCCACAACCGCATGAAAGTCTTGCGGGCAGATATCCAGCCACTCTTGAAGTGCGTAGTCGCCCTTCCGGTCTTTCAACGCTCTCTCTGCCCATTGTTGAGGTGGCATGCGATTTTCTGCTGTTGGCCGTTGGCGCTGTCATAGGCGGAATGCTCGGTCACTTTCTACAGCGCTCTCACGCCTTTGCTGTAACTTTGGATCAGCTTATTGCAGGCGGGATACTTTACGCGGTGTTGTTTCTCTCGCTGCTGCAGGGAACCGGCGCGTATCAGCCTGTTTCGAGCCTGCTACATGTAAAAGAGACCGAAATCCTGCTGCGCACGTCGATCAAAGCGATCATGATCTGCGTCGCAGGGCTAGTGCTGGCGCGCTATCCTGTGCCGCGAATGACGGTGTTGAGCGTCTGGGTCGTGAGCACCGGAACACTGATTGGTGGTCGCCTCTGGCTGCAGGATATTGTCAGAAATTATTGCAGCCCTGCCTTTCCCAAGCGACGTACGCTTATCTACGGATCGAAACGTACAGCTCGCCGATTCTTCACAGGAGCCATCCATTCTCCCAATCTCGGTATAGATCCTATAGGCTTCGTATCCAGCGATGGCGATGGGAGCTATTCCATCTTCAGCAACGACTACTATGAGCGGGATAGCAAACCGGTCTTCCACGAAACCGTTACCGCGGAGATGCTGGAGCGATTGGCAGTTGAGGATATCTTCGTCTGCGATCCCGATATATCGGACCGGAATCTCGCCACCGTGCGGGATGCGGCGCGCGAGGCAAACTGCACCATATCCTTTGTAGGCAATCATCAGGCACTCGCGGAGAAGTCGCCGATGTGGGTCTGGGAGATGGACGGACTGTTAGTGGCGACCTCGCTGTTGAAGGGGCCTGGCGTGGCCTATCACGTGGCGAAGCGGAGCCTGGATATTTTGCTTTCCGCGGTACTGATTTTGGTGAGCGCACCGGTGTGGGGCATTCTTGCGCTTCTTATCCGGTTGGAATCCAAGGGGCCAATCTTCTTCCGGCAAAGCCGGGTTGGCCGCGACGGCGATCTGTTCGAGATCTTGAAGTTTCGCAGCATGAAGGTGGACGCGCCAAAGTATGCCTGCTCGCCGGCACACCAGGCGGATCCGCGTATTACGCGCATGGGGCGCTTTCTGCGAAGGAGCAGTCTCGATGAGATTCCTCAGCTAATCAATGTGCTCAAGGGAGACATGTCCCTGGTGGGGCCGCGGCCGGAGATGCCGTTCATCACCGAAGGCTATGGTCCGGTCGAGATGACTCGCTTGACTGTTCCTCAAGGAATCACAGGGCTCTGGCAGCTCAGCGCAGATCGACAGTACGCCATCCACGAGTCGATTGAATACGACCTCTATTACATTCAGAACCGCACTCTGCTTCTGGATATCGCAATCCTGCTGCATACGCTTGTTTATGCCGCGAAAGGTGTGTGA
- a CDS encoding glycosyl hydrolase: MKPLQRLMTYGLSLSCGLLLVMTMPDLREGKPASATVQASTNLQPIVFTPQFVGMHVLSPTRHWPTIPFGALRPTGTSWPYVEPSKGKYDWHGLDSYVSVAQSHGVELDYLFLNTPQWASTRPNERCTRGPVGCAAPPNPADWEEFVTALVTRYKGRISSYELWNEPNAPGYWTGTPAQMVDMAARAYRIIKSIDPHAIVVSPSPSSSGWPQPHDVWMDQYLAAGGAKYADVIAWHGYAGRNDRPALPPEDLARQIAVLHSVLAKHHVNLPVWNTEGGWGRNTQLPDPDQQASFLVKWYLIQFTNGIARAYWYQWDGPEWGTLWREGSGVTPAGTALGQVRNWLQDVTAASPCQQQNNAVWACDLMKGDAHYRVMWNAAGTTSYSDAQGFRSAVDLDGTQHPIEGKSITVGTRPTFFRMN; encoded by the coding sequence ATGAAACCACTCCAAAGACTGATGACCTATGGTCTTTCGCTTTCATGCGGTTTGCTGCTCGTGATGACGATGCCGGACTTGCGTGAAGGCAAACCCGCATCTGCAACAGTGCAGGCAAGCACGAATCTGCAGCCAATAGTCTTCACGCCGCAATTCGTGGGGATGCACGTTTTATCCCCCACCCGTCACTGGCCCACCATACCCTTCGGCGCGTTACGCCCTACGGGAACCTCCTGGCCCTACGTTGAACCCTCCAAAGGTAAATATGACTGGCATGGGTTGGACTCCTATGTATCCGTCGCGCAGTCTCATGGCGTGGAGCTCGACTACCTCTTCCTGAATACTCCGCAGTGGGCCAGCACCCGGCCAAATGAACGTTGCACTCGAGGTCCCGTCGGCTGCGCAGCGCCACCCAATCCAGCGGACTGGGAGGAGTTTGTAACTGCGTTGGTGACGCGCTACAAAGGACGCATCTCGAGCTATGAGCTATGGAATGAACCCAATGCTCCGGGCTATTGGACCGGAACTCCGGCTCAGATGGTCGATATGGCTGCCCGAGCCTATCGCATCATCAAGTCCATTGATCCCCACGCAATTGTCGTAAGCCCCTCGCCTTCTTCCTCTGGCTGGCCTCAGCCGCACGACGTCTGGATGGACCAGTATCTAGCCGCAGGCGGCGCCAAGTATGCCGATGTTATTGCCTGGCATGGCTACGCCGGCCGTAATGACAGACCCGCGCTTCCTCCCGAAGATCTCGCCAGACAGATCGCTGTCCTGCATTCCGTCCTCGCGAAGCATCATGTGAACTTGCCTGTCTGGAATACAGAAGGCGGATGGGGCAGGAACACCCAACTTCCAGATCCAGACCAGCAGGCCTCGTTTCTGGTCAAGTGGTATCTCATACAGTTCACCAACGGCATCGCTCGGGCTTATTGGTATCAATGGGATGGCCCTGAATGGGGCACCCTATGGAGAGAAGGCTCTGGAGTGACCCCTGCCGGAACGGCCCTGGGGCAGGTCCGCAACTGGCTGCAGGATGTAACTGCCGCCAGCCCCTGCCAGCAGCAGAACAACGCCGTCTGGGCTTGCGACCTGATGAAAGGCGATGCCCACTATCGCGTCATGTGGAATGCCGCCGGAACGACTTCCTATTCAGACGCCCAGGGATTTCGATCCGCAGTCGACCTGGATGGCACTCAACATCCAATCGAAGGCAAGTCCATCACTGTAGGGACTCGGCCAACTTTCTTCCGCATGAATTGA
- a CDS encoding radical SAM protein produces the protein MKDSVLKAWSSTLAGRRPSLSIEITRECPLRCPGCYAFDPAHLGGGGITLRQLADYKEDALVQGILRLVDFHRPLHVSLVGGDPLVRYRELEVLLPQLVARGIFVQVVTSAFRPIPSHWASFPRFNLVVSVDGLQPEHDERRKPATYERILKNLQGSVKATIHCTITGQMTAKPNYLEQFLRYWSQRPEARKVWMSIFTPQQGAVGPEILSPQARSEVIAELRRLRPLYPILDMRESLIRELEHPPRSPAECIFARTTETISADLKTRISPCQFGGNPDCSQCGCIASMGLAAIGHYKVVGPLTAGHLYTASEFVGKGVRMLMNKPKETAAR, from the coding sequence ATGAAAGATTCAGTACTCAAGGCATGGTCCTCCACTCTGGCGGGCCGACGCCCGTCGCTCTCCATTGAAATCACTCGCGAGTGTCCGCTTCGCTGTCCGGGATGCTATGCCTTCGATCCAGCGCATCTCGGCGGCGGCGGCATCACCCTTCGCCAGTTAGCTGATTACAAGGAGGATGCTTTAGTTCAGGGCATTCTGCGCCTGGTCGATTTCCACCGCCCTCTCCACGTTTCTCTCGTCGGTGGAGACCCATTGGTGCGCTACCGGGAACTCGAGGTTCTGCTGCCGCAGCTCGTGGCACGCGGAATTTTTGTGCAGGTTGTTACCAGCGCATTTCGCCCCATCCCCAGCCATTGGGCGAGCTTTCCGCGCTTTAATCTCGTTGTCTCCGTCGATGGGCTGCAGCCCGAGCACGATGAGCGTCGGAAACCTGCTACGTATGAACGAATTCTGAAAAATCTTCAGGGCAGCGTCAAAGCGACGATCCACTGCACCATCACCGGCCAGATGACGGCTAAGCCCAACTATCTGGAGCAGTTCCTCCGCTACTGGAGCCAGAGGCCCGAGGCCCGCAAAGTATGGATGAGCATCTTTACTCCACAACAAGGCGCTGTTGGACCTGAGATCCTGAGCCCGCAAGCGCGCAGTGAGGTCATTGCCGAACTTCGGCGCCTACGGCCGCTGTATCCCATTCTCGATATGCGCGAATCCTTGATCCGCGAGCTAGAGCATCCGCCTCGCTCCCCTGCTGAGTGCATCTTCGCACGCACCACAGAGACGATCTCCGCTGATCTCAAGACACGCATCTCCCCCTGCCAGTTCGGTGGCAATCCGGATTGCTCGCAATGCGGATGTATTGCTTCCATGGGACTCGCCGCCATTGGCCATTACAAGGTCGTTGGTCCCCTCACCGCAGGTCATCTGTATACTGCTTCCGAATTTGTTGGAAAAGGTGTGAGAATGCTGATGAACAAGCCGAAGGAGACTGCTGCCCGATGA